The nucleotide window TCGCCCCGGACGATCGCCGTCGTGAAGTAGGTCTTCGGCGGCGGGCGCTGGGCGTCTTCCGCCCCCTGCGCGAAGGCGGACCCCACCCCCAGACACAGCGCGATCACGACGCCCGGGAGCGCGCGTCTCGTTTCCCTACGGCGCATTCGCGGCCCCACCGTCCCTCTCCTCTTCGTCCTCGCCGGCCTTCTCCAGTCCGGCCATCAGTCCATCGATCACGGGCGATTCCATCGCCTCCGGCACCGGCAGTCCGAGCAGGCGCAGGACGGTCGGCGCGACCGAGAGGTTCGAGATCCGGCCGAGCTTCGTGCCGGGCCGCACGCCCCGCCCCCGCGCGACGAGCAGGCCCGCCATCTCGGGGGCGCTCGAATCGTAGCCATGAAACCCGCCGAGATCGCGGCTGAGCAGGCTCACGATCGCGGTGCCGATCGGCGCGCGGACGACGACGTCGCCGAAACGGGGATCGTCGACGAACCACGCGTCGGGTGCTTCCTCGCGCACCCAGGCCTCGAGCCCCTGCGCCCGGGCGATCCGGACCGCCTGCTCGGCAGCTTCCGCGGTCCGACTCCTTCCTTCCAGCACCACGCTCGCGAAGCCGCCGATCCCGAGCACCGAGACCCGCAGCCCGCTCTCCCGGAGGAGGTCCTGGAGCCGGACCCGTCGCTCGGCCCCGACCATGCCGTGATCGGACACGAAGAGGAGCGTGGTCGTCTCGAAGAGACCGCGCGCCTCCATCTCCCCCACGAGGCGGGCGATCTGCGCGTCCTGGGGAAGGAGCGCGCGCGCCACCTCGGGCGAGCCCGGCCCGTGGTCGTGGCCCGCGTGGTCGGCACCGTGGAACCACGCGATCACGAGCTGGGGGCGCTTCGCCGGATCGGGTTCGTCGAGCCAGGCCAGGATGCGATTCACCTTCGTCTTCTCGCGGGTCGAAGACGAGAACTTCCGGGTCTCGCTGGGCCCCGGGCCTCCGGTCCAGGGTCCCTCGGAGCCGACCCAGTAGTAGGACGCCGCCCGGACCCCGTTGCGTTCCGCGACCGACCAGATCGGCTCCGCCTCGATCCACTCGTGGATCGCGTTGCGTCGGAAGCGCCCCCGCTCGGGATCGACGAAGTGATTGTTCACCAGACGGTGCACTTCCGGACGGACCCCGGTCGCGAGGCTCACGTGATTCGGAAACGTGTTCGAGGGATCGACCGGGACGAGCGCCTCGGCGACCGCGCCCTGCTCGGCGAGGGCGAGCAGGCTGGGCAGTCGGTCGGGCTGGAGATCGGCCGGTCGCGTCCCGTCGAGGGAGATCATCACGACGGTCGGCGGGGAAGCGGATGGGGTCGGACTCGCAGCCGGCGGCGCCCCGCGCTCGGAGGCGCACGCCGAGACCGCGAGGAGGAGCGCCAGACCGAGCGCGAAGGCGGCGCCGAACCGTGCGCGAACGAGGCCTGCCGGCCACCGGCGCGCGGCGACGCGAATGCGAAGCCCGTACACCTCGTTTCCCCCGTTCCCGGCCGCGCGGGATGCGCGTCGGGAGGCGGGAACTTACCATCCGCGCTCCATGCAGAGCGCACTCACGATCGCCGGCTCGGACCCGACCGGCGGAGCCGGCCTCCAGGCCGATCTCCAGGTCTTCCACCGCTTCGGGATCCACGGTGGTGCCGTTCCGACCGCGCTCACGATCCAGGACGGCCTGCGCGTGCGCCAGGTCCTGCCCGTCTTCCCGTCGTCGTTGCTCGACATGCTGCGGACGACCCTCGACGCGATCCGACCCGGGGCGATCAAGATCGGCATGCTCGGCACCGACGACGCCGTCCGGAACACCACCCTGGCCCTCGGCCCCTTTCCCGAGATCCCCGTCGTGATCGACCCGGTCCTGGCCGCGAGCGACGGCAGCCCGCTGCTCGAGCGCCGGGCCCATCCCGCCCTCCGCGACCTCGCCTTCAAGAAGACGCTGCTCACGCCGAACTGGCCGGAGATGGAGACGCTCGTCGGCGACGCCCTGCCACGACGACGGGACGGCGCGGCCGCGGCGAAGCAGCTCGCCGAAGAGCTCGAGCTCGGCGGGGTCCTGTTGAAGGGCGGGCATCGGGGCGGCGATGCCGACGACCTGCTCGTCCTGCGCGACGCAGATGGAACGATCACCAGCGAATGGCTCCCCGGCGAGCGGATCGCCGGCGACCCGGTCCATGGGACCGGCTGCGCCCTCTCCGCCGCGATCACCGCCGGCCTCGCCCTCGGCAGGCCGCTCCGCGAGGCGGTGGTCGAGGCACGGCAGTTCATCCGGGAAGCCATCACCGGGGCGAGCACGCTTCCGAACGGCGCGCGGATCCTCGCGTTCTCGTGAACGGGGACGGCCGGCGATGAGCGATGGACTCGAGGCGGACGCGACGGCCCCCACGCCCCGCGCGACCTACGACGCGGGCCTCGCGCGCGCCGCGTCCGAAGAGAAGACCTGGCAGGGTCGCTCCTCGCTCGCCTCCAGGGCCCGGCTGCTCTGCTTCGCGCTGGTCGCCGGCGCGGCCTGGCTCTCCTTCGGCACGCATGCCCTTCCGCGCTGGAGCGTGGTTCCGCCGGCGCTGGCGTTCGCGGTCCTCGTGGTCGCCCACGACCGGATCCTGAAGCAGGAGGGGCGCGCCTCTCGCATGCGGCGCTTCTACGAAGACGGATCGGCGCGCCTCGACGACGCCTGGGCCGGGCGCGGCGACGCCGGCGAGCGCTATCGCGACCCCGAGCATCCCTACGCCCCGGACCTCGACGTCTTCGGCCCGGGCTCCCTCTTCGAGCTGCTCGCGACGACCCGAACCAGTCCCGGCAGCGACCGGCTGGCGGGCTGGCTCCTCGAAGCGGCCTCCCCCGAAGCGATCCGCGAACGCCAGGCGGCCGTCGACGAGCTGCGTTCGCGCTTGTCGATGCGCCTCGAGATGGCGATCGCCGGCGACGAGGCCGGCTCCACCGCCGCGCAGGAAGCGCTCGAGCGCTGGGCCGCAGCGCCTGAAGCGGGCCTCCGTCCCGTGTTCCGTCTGCTGGCGATCGGCGCCTCGGCCCTCTCGCTCGGCGGCATCGCCTTGTGGATCTGGACCGGCGCCGGCCCCGTCCCCTTCGCCTTCGCCCTCGTCGTCCAGGGCGCCCTGGCCTGGGCCCTGCGCGGCCGCGTCGCGCCGGTCCTCGCCGCCGCCGAGACGCCGGTCGAAGCCCTCGCGCGAACGTCCGCTCTGCTTGCCTGCGTGGAGGACGAGCACTTCGAGGCCCCGCTCCTCGCGCAACGGGTCGCCGCCCTGCAGACCACCGGCCGGCCGCCGTCGGGCGAGCTCGCCGCGCTGCGCCGTCTCGTCGACCGCCGCGACATGCGCCTCAACCAGTTCTTCGCGCCGAT belongs to bacterium and includes:
- a CDS encoding ectonucleotide pyrophosphatase/phosphodiesterase, which produces MYGLRIRVAARRWPAGLVRARFGAAFALGLALLLAVSACASERGAPPAASPTPSASPPTVVMISLDGTRPADLQPDRLPSLLALAEQGAVAEALVPVDPSNTFPNHVSLATGVRPEVHRLVNNHFVDPERGRFRRNAIHEWIEAEPIWSVAERNGVRAASYYWVGSEGPWTGGPGPSETRKFSSSTREKTKVNRILAWLDEPDPAKRPQLVIAWFHGADHAGHDHGPGSPEVARALLPQDAQIARLVGEMEARGLFETTTLLFVSDHGMVGAERRVRLQDLLRESGLRVSVLGIGGFASVVLEGRSRTAEAAEQAVRIARAQGLEAWVREEAPDAWFVDDPRFGDVVVRAPIGTAIVSLLSRDLGGFHGYDSSAPEMAGLLVARGRGVRPGTKLGRISNLSVAPTVLRLLGLPVPEAMESPVIDGLMAGLEKAGEDEEERDGGAANAP
- a CDS encoding hydroxymethylpyrimidine/phosphomethylpyrimidine kinase, giving the protein MQSALTIAGSDPTGGAGLQADLQVFHRFGIHGGAVPTALTIQDGLRVRQVLPVFPSSLLDMLRTTLDAIRPGAIKIGMLGTDDAVRNTTLALGPFPEIPVVIDPVLAASDGSPLLERRAHPALRDLAFKKTLLTPNWPEMETLVGDALPRRRDGAAAAKQLAEELELGGVLLKGGHRGGDADDLLVLRDADGTITSEWLPGERIAGDPVHGTGCALSAAITAGLALGRPLREAVVEARQFIREAITGASTLPNGARILAFS
- a CDS encoding DNA mismatch repair protein MutS — translated: MSDGLEADATAPTPRATYDAGLARAASEEKTWQGRSSLASRARLLCFALVAGAAWLSFGTHALPRWSVVPPALAFAVLVVAHDRILKQEGRASRMRRFYEDGSARLDDAWAGRGDAGERYRDPEHPYAPDLDVFGPGSLFELLATTRTSPGSDRLAGWLLEAASPEAIRERQAAVDELRSRLSMRLEMAIAGDEAGSTAAQEALERWAAAPEAGLRPVFRLLAIGASALSLGGIALWIWTGAGPVPFAFALVVQGALAWALRGRVAPVLAAAETPVEALARTSALLACVEDEHFEAPLLAQRVAALQTTGRPPSGELAALRRLVDRRDMRLNQFFAPIAALLMWGTHAALALEAWRGRCGPRLAEWIAAAGEIEALCALAGYAYEHPDDPFPEIVEEGPVFEGEGLGHPLLPASACVRNDLRLGDAPRALVMSGSNMSGKSTMLRTVGCNTILALAGAPVRATRLRLSPLRITASIRIVDSLQDGRSHFMAEIVRLRQVVEISREQPPALFLLDEILHGTNSHDRRIGAEAVIRGLVEHGALGIVTTHDLALTRMVETSEGRMANVHFEDHLEEGAMEFDYRLRTGVVEKSNALELMRSVGLDV